The following are from one region of the Candidatus Poribacteria bacterium genome:
- a CDS encoding Gfo/Idh/MocA family oxidoreductase yields MEDAWRCRRFHSGVDPAYARRPERPDTDARDEEADMDPLRVGSIGAGGFARHTIYPALHMAPVLLQAVADMDEARARAAAGKFGSGRWYTDWRKMVEAEDIEALIISMGPAARQGLVRDALEAGFHVITPKPPAPSLAETEELAEASARTGKTLMVNFQRRFSLGAREARKVMATPTFGKISQAHFSFCSGKYPSLETYLLDFAIHHFDLARHLVGEVATVSTFHNDINGQGSFACAVEYVNGAVGTMQLNSQRLWSRNYDRIEITGEGEYLVLDGLWAIEHYTQDGNRFTDNYSDQRNGELTGDGFSLTEFATAIREGREPVASIRDCVGTMRFYDAVLRRERGIITVTA; encoded by the coding sequence ATGGAGGACGCGTGGCGCTGCAGGCGGTTTCACTCCGGCGTCGATCCCGCGTATGCTAGGCGACCGGAACGACCGGATACCGACGCACGCGACGAGGAGGCAGATATGGACCCGCTCCGCGTTGGATCCATCGGAGCCGGCGGATTCGCCCGCCACACGATCTACCCCGCGCTCCACATGGCTCCGGTTCTGCTGCAGGCGGTGGCGGACATGGACGAAGCCCGTGCGCGCGCCGCCGCCGGGAAGTTCGGGTCGGGCAGGTGGTACACCGACTGGCGGAAGATGGTCGAGGCGGAGGACATCGAGGCGCTCATCATCTCGATGGGGCCCGCCGCGCGGCAAGGGCTCGTCCGCGACGCGCTCGAAGCTGGGTTCCACGTCATCACGCCGAAGCCGCCGGCTCCGTCGCTGGCGGAGACGGAGGAACTCGCCGAGGCGTCGGCGCGCACGGGCAAGACGCTCATGGTGAACTTCCAGCGGCGATTCAGCCTCGGAGCGCGCGAAGCCCGCAAGGTCATGGCAACACCGACCTTCGGGAAGATCTCCCAGGCGCACTTCTCGTTCTGCAGCGGCAAGTACCCGTCGCTGGAAACCTACCTGCTCGACTTCGCCATCCACCACTTCGACCTGGCGCGCCATCTGGTCGGCGAGGTCGCCACGGTCTCCACGTTCCACAACGACATCAACGGGCAGGGATCGTTCGCGTGCGCCGTCGAGTACGTCAACGGCGCGGTCGGGACGATGCAGCTCAACAGCCAGCGCCTTTGGAGCCGGAACTACGACCGGATCGAGATCACCGGCGAAGGCGAGTACCTCGTCCTCGACGGGCTCTGGGCAATCGAGCACTACACGCAGGACGGGAACCGGTTCACAGACAACTACTCCGACCAGCGCAACGGGGAGCTCACCGGCGACGGGTTCAGCCTGACGGAGTTCGCGACCGCGATCCGCGAGGGCAGGGAGCCGGTCGCCAGCATTCGTGACTGCGTCGGCACGATGCGGTTCTACGACGCCGTCCTACGGCGAGAGCGCGGCATCATCACCGTCACGGCGTAG
- a CDS encoding DUF4838 domain-containing protein, translated as MTASARCGSTTPSYGESAASSPSRRRATLAERRHRVSADNRSIPVAELRGWTICTRKDASPSETYAAEELQRLLEASAGLRLEVRQNAPESSRQIRVHGSEDASLGEEGVRLQVAPDAIVLAGGLPRGVLYAVYEFAEQYLGVRFLTVDHEHIPDASGVSIPCGEHAYATPFAFRWSYYRENSDEPAFAARLRVNTVSDEPRLGGRVRQQLINHSFHWLVPYDQYGESHPEYYAVVDGKRDTETHGGGPQLCVTNPDIVRIAAGSAIAYLDSHPGIKNVSVSQADTNRYCHCEACEAVNEREGTPMGSNLQFVNAVAELIEERHPDAKVGTLAYWYTRQRPKTMRPQHNVQIQLCSIECCTLHAIDDPDCETNRAFCRDMAEWGEVSDDIWVWNYNTNFRFYDLPFPNLRSIGPNVRYFLRNGAKGIFMQANGNGRSGEMCDLRNHLISRMLWNPSLDDRAVCEEFVRLHYGAAADRVLEYVNWLHDNAGSKGVHPGCFPKPEDVGLNPETARRAFDLWASALGEADSDDARMRVEKGSIAAYRALIDAGGLEGDELKQLVLDYIALCGKHGMTRVSEHQSVEDAFPALRERVGLPAS; from the coding sequence GTGACTGCGTCGGCACGATGCGGTTCTACGACGCCGTCCTACGGCGAGAGCGCGGCATCATCACCGTCACGGCGTAGAGCGACACTCGCAGAGAGGAGACATCGCGTGAGCGCAGATAACCGTTCGATTCCGGTCGCGGAGCTGCGCGGCTGGACGATCTGCACGCGGAAGGACGCGTCGCCGTCGGAGACCTACGCCGCCGAGGAGCTTCAGCGTCTGCTCGAAGCGTCGGCTGGCTTGCGGCTGGAGGTTCGGCAAAACGCGCCGGAGTCGAGCCGGCAGATACGCGTCCACGGGTCGGAGGACGCATCGCTGGGCGAGGAGGGCGTGCGCCTCCAGGTCGCGCCGGACGCGATCGTCCTGGCGGGCGGCTTGCCGCGCGGCGTCCTCTACGCGGTCTACGAGTTCGCTGAGCAGTACCTGGGCGTGCGGTTCCTGACGGTCGATCACGAGCACATCCCGGACGCGTCGGGCGTGTCGATTCCGTGCGGGGAACACGCCTACGCGACGCCCTTCGCGTTCCGGTGGAGCTACTACCGGGAGAACTCGGACGAACCGGCGTTCGCCGCGCGGCTGCGCGTGAACACCGTGAGCGACGAACCGCGACTCGGCGGGAGAGTCCGCCAGCAGCTCATCAACCACTCGTTCCATTGGCTGGTTCCCTACGACCAGTACGGCGAGTCGCACCCGGAGTACTACGCGGTCGTGGACGGGAAACGCGATACGGAGACGCACGGCGGCGGACCCCAGCTCTGCGTGACGAACCCCGACATCGTGCGGATCGCCGCCGGTTCCGCCATCGCGTATCTCGATTCGCATCCGGGCATCAAGAACGTGAGCGTCAGCCAGGCGGACACGAACCGCTACTGCCACTGCGAGGCGTGCGAGGCGGTCAACGAGCGGGAGGGAACGCCGATGGGCTCGAACCTCCAGTTCGTGAACGCCGTCGCGGAGCTCATCGAGGAGCGCCATCCCGACGCGAAGGTGGGAACGCTCGCCTACTGGTACACGCGCCAACGCCCCAAGACGATGCGTCCCCAGCACAATGTCCAGATTCAGCTCTGCTCGATCGAGTGCTGCACGCTCCACGCCATCGACGATCCCGATTGCGAGACGAACCGCGCGTTCTGCCGCGACATGGCGGAGTGGGGCGAGGTGAGCGACGACATCTGGGTCTGGAACTACAACACGAACTTCCGGTTCTACGACCTGCCCTTCCCGAATCTGCGGAGCATCGGACCCAACGTGCGCTACTTCCTGCGGAACGGCGCGAAGGGCATCTTCATGCAGGCGAACGGAAACGGGCGCTCCGGCGAGATGTGCGACCTGCGGAACCACCTCATCTCGCGGATGCTGTGGAACCCGTCGCTGGACGACCGCGCGGTGTGCGAGGAGTTCGTGCGGCTCCACTACGGCGCGGCGGCGGACCGCGTCCTGGAGTACGTGAACTGGCTCCACGACAACGCAGGATCGAAGGGCGTGCATCCGGGCTGCTTCCCGAAGCCGGAGGACGTCGGGCTGAATCCCGAGACGGCGCGACGGGCGTTCGACCTGTGGGCGTCGGCGCTGGGGGAAGCCGACAGCGACGACGCGCGGATGCGCGTCGAGAAGGGCTCCATCGCCGCGTATCGGGCGTTGATCGACGCGGGCGGGCTCGAAGGCGACGAGCTGAAGCAGTTGGTTCTCGACTACATCGCCCTGTGCGGGAAGCACGGCATGACGCGCGTCTCGGAGCACCAGAGCGTCGAGGACGCGTTCCCGGCTCTGCGTGAGCGGGTCGGCTTACCCGCGAGTTAG
- a CDS encoding pentapeptide repeat-containing protein produces MCRLVGNAPRASQGFGNPSSPPQESPQVQEGSTMRSFVIGALIVAVGVSAGCAATTVAGKRRVLPGDVMRRTSAPDTKLAGADLSNVVLSRSNLHGANLAGATLEYASFYRTDLGEADLTGAQVYRANLFGADLRGAKLEGADLSQADLRMARLQDARLKGTDLRGAFLQRADLRETDLTQTDLTGAVFDAYTILPETLDPFEAGMVYWRIDERARRVDRKPNAQFRRF; encoded by the coding sequence ATGTGCCGGCTGGTCGGAAACGCGCCCCGAGCATCGCAGGGCTTTGGGAACCCGTCAAGTCCGCCGCAGGAATCACCGCAGGTTCAGGAGGGTTCGACGATGCGCAGCTTCGTGATCGGCGCACTCATCGTCGCCGTTGGAGTATCGGCAGGATGCGCGGCAACGACCGTGGCGGGGAAGCGGCGCGTGCTTCCGGGCGATGTCATGCGTCGCACGTCGGCTCCCGACACCAAGCTCGCTGGAGCCGATCTCTCGAACGTCGTCTTGTCACGATCCAATCTGCACGGCGCAAATCTGGCGGGGGCGACGCTCGAATACGCCAGCTTCTACCGAACCGACCTGGGCGAAGCCGACCTCACCGGCGCTCAGGTCTACCGCGCCAACCTGTTCGGAGCCGATCTGCGCGGCGCGAAGCTCGAAGGCGCTGACCTGTCCCAGGCGGACCTCCGCATGGCGCGCCTGCAAGACGCCCGGCTCAAGGGAACCGACCTGCGCGGAGCGTTTCTCCAACGGGCTGACCTTCGCGAAACGGACCTGACCCAGACGGACCTCACGGGAGCCGTCTTCGACGCCTACACCATCCTGCCGGAGACGCTCGATCCGTTCGAGGCGGGGATGGTCTACTGGCGCATCGACGAACGCGCCCGGCGCGTCGACAGGAAGCCTAACGCCCAGTTCCGGCGGTTCTAG